From Selenomonas ruminantium AC2024, a single genomic window includes:
- a CDS encoding class I SAM-dependent methyltransferase → MKQDLTAFLPGGPAPLRWLILESLTYVEKIAALYPHAQLTVVTEIEEVASLHEFAGLNIQWVFQDIRQEKLPFPNGSFDAVLAENLLSRAYEPYELLLDISRKLTDVGAFYGDFLNIRYTGVLEALKQGQFPVREKHLYAKSEMVRLLDDTLFKEIDFVPGDRDEDNSAEEEWEAAGYANINHELSISRYLFRAAVSTAKVANLKGLYSPDARKELSRILHRIEYDVARTENLEHLQQLCQQEGIFPEYLHDFVEETCYHRDKVLALLEQK, encoded by the coding sequence ATGAAGCAGGACTTAACCGCTTTTCTGCCCGGTGGGCCGGCGCCTTTACGCTGGCTGATTCTGGAAAGTCTGACTTATGTAGAAAAGATTGCGGCACTCTATCCCCATGCTCAATTGACGGTGGTAACGGAAATTGAGGAAGTCGCCAGCTTGCACGAGTTTGCTGGGCTGAATATCCAATGGGTATTTCAGGACATCCGTCAGGAAAAACTGCCCTTTCCCAATGGCAGCTTCGATGCGGTATTAGCGGAAAATCTGCTGTCCAGGGCTTATGAGCCTTATGAACTGCTGCTGGATATCAGCCGCAAGCTTACGGATGTGGGCGCATTCTATGGTGATTTTCTGAATATACGTTACACCGGCGTATTGGAAGCTTTGAAGCAGGGGCAGTTTCCTGTACGGGAAAAACATCTTTATGCTAAAAGCGAAATGGTTCGCCTGCTGGATGATACACTTTTTAAGGAAATTGACTTTGTGCCTGGGGATAGAGATGAGGATAATAGCGCCGAAGAAGAGTGGGAGGCGGCAGGCTACGCTAATATCAATCACGAGCTTTCCATCAGCCGGTATCTCTTCCGAGCTGCCGTCAGCACCGCCAAAGTGGCCAACCTCAAAGGATTATACAGCCCAGATGCGCGCAAGGAGTTATCCCGCATCCTGCATCGTATTGAGTATGACGTTGCGCGGACGGAAAATCTGGAACATCTGCAGCAGCTTTGTCAGCAGGAGGGAATCTTCCCGGAATATCTGCACGATTTTGTTGAGGAAACATGCTATCATCGGGACAAAGTTTTAGCTTTGTTGGAGCAGAAATGA